One Streptomyces sp. B21-083 DNA window includes the following coding sequences:
- a CDS encoding aldose epimerase family protein produces MSNDEITLAAGDAEVTVQPGNGGRVGGLRVGGVELLRQGAKFGCFPMVPWCGRTRDGRFLDGGTVRQLPLNSPPHAIHGTVRDSAWRVAHATADEVVITYDLVEPWPYPGRVTQVFALTPDALTLSMSVETYGDSFPAQIGWHPWFNRNLGGADAPAEVQVAFSPDWQEERGDDHLPTGKRIDPKPGPWDDCFGMPGGVDVTLTWPQRLELKVTSPEEWVVVYDEQDAAVCVEPQTGPPNGLNTLPRLVTPIEPLEASTTWTWRAL; encoded by the coding sequence GTGAGTAACGATGAGATCACGCTGGCCGCGGGTGACGCGGAGGTGACCGTGCAGCCGGGGAACGGCGGCCGGGTCGGAGGGTTGCGTGTCGGCGGAGTCGAACTGCTGCGGCAGGGCGCGAAGTTCGGGTGCTTCCCGATGGTCCCCTGGTGCGGGCGCACCCGCGACGGACGGTTCCTCGACGGCGGCACCGTACGCCAACTCCCCCTCAACTCCCCGCCGCACGCCATCCACGGCACCGTCCGTGACAGCGCCTGGCGCGTCGCCCACGCCACTGCCGACGAGGTCGTCATCACGTACGACCTCGTGGAGCCGTGGCCCTATCCCGGGCGCGTCACCCAGGTCTTCGCGCTGACCCCGGACGCCCTCACGCTCTCCATGTCCGTGGAGACGTACGGCGATTCCTTCCCGGCGCAGATCGGCTGGCACCCCTGGTTCAACCGGAACCTCGGCGGCGCGGACGCACCGGCGGAGGTGCAGGTCGCCTTCTCTCCCGACTGGCAGGAGGAGCGCGGCGACGACCATCTGCCGACCGGGAAGCGGATCGACCCGAAGCCCGGACCCTGGGACGACTGCTTCGGCATGCCCGGTGGCGTGGACGTCACCCTCACCTGGCCGCAGCGGCTCGAACTGAAGGTGACCAGTCCCGAGGAATGGGTCGTCGTGTACGACGAACAGGACGCCGCCGTGTGCGTGGAACCGCAGACCGGCCCGCCCAACGGGCTCAACACCCTGCCGCGTCTCGTCACGCCCATCGAACCCCTGGAAGCCAGTACCACCTGGACCTGGCGAGCCCTCTGA
- the pyrE gene encoding orotate phosphoribosyltransferase, with protein sequence MSDVDVRGALLRQIKDKAVVHGKVTLSSGIEADYYIDLRLVTLDGQAAPLVGQVLLDLAAEAGLEFDAVGGLTMGADPVGTAMMHAAAARGQRLDAFVVRKAAKAHGMQKRVEGPGIEGRRVLVVEDTSTTGDSPLTAVAAVREAGAEVVGVATIVDRATGAAEKIEQGAGVPYLFAYSKSDLGLD encoded by the coding sequence ATGAGTGACGTAGACGTACGTGGCGCGCTGCTGCGGCAGATCAAGGACAAGGCCGTCGTGCACGGCAAGGTGACCCTGTCGTCGGGGATCGAGGCCGACTACTACATCGACCTCCGCCTCGTCACCCTCGACGGCCAGGCCGCGCCGCTGGTCGGGCAGGTGCTGCTCGACCTGGCGGCGGAGGCGGGGCTGGAGTTCGACGCCGTGGGCGGGCTGACGATGGGCGCCGACCCGGTCGGCACGGCCATGATGCACGCCGCCGCTGCTCGCGGGCAGCGACTCGACGCGTTCGTCGTGCGCAAGGCGGCCAAGGCGCACGGGATGCAGAAGCGCGTCGAGGGGCCGGGCATCGAGGGGCGGCGCGTGCTGGTCGTCGAGGACACGTCCACGACCGGCGACTCGCCGCTGACCGCCGTGGCGGCCGTGCGCGAGGCCGGCGCCGAGGTCGTGGGCGTCGCGACCATCGTCGACCGGGCGACGGGCGCCGCCGAGAAGATCGAGCAGGGTGCCGGGGTGCCGTATCTCTTCGCGTACTCGAAGAGCGACCTGGGCCTGGACTGA